One Neoarius graeffei isolate fNeoGra1 chromosome 16, fNeoGra1.pri, whole genome shotgun sequence DNA segment encodes these proteins:
- the trappc6bl gene encoding trafficking protein particle complex subunit 6B, like — MADDILFEFLHMEMVSHIYMEHTTREDIEKERVTCVSVLEGMGFRVGQGLIERFTKDCPTFKDDLDIMKFICKDFWMGLFRKQIDNLRTNHQGTYVLQDNKFALLTQLSCTKQQQLEESSKYLSYTCGLIRGALSTLGLESVVTAEVSFMPSCKFQVVIQKT; from the exons ATGGCAGACGACATTCTGTTCGAGTTTCTCCACATGGAGATGGTGTCTCATATTTACATGGAGCACACGACTCGAGAAGACATAGAAAAG GAGAGAGTcacgtgtgtgtctgttttagagGGAATGGGCTTCAGAGTGGGACAAGGCCTCATCGAGAG GTTTACAAAAGACTGTCCCACCTTTAAAGATGACCTGGACATTATGAAGTTCATCTGTAAAGACTTCTGGATGGGTCTCTTCAGAAAACAAATTGACAACCTGAGAACCAACCATCAG ggAACCTATGTCCTACAGGACAACAAGTTTGCACTGTTGACTCAGCTTTCCTGCACAAAGCAGCAGCAGCTTGAAGAATCCTCGAAA tatttgtCCTACACGTGTGGTTTGATCAGAGGAGCTTTATCCACTCTGGGCTTGGAGAGTGTGGTGACTGCTGAAGTGTCCTTCATGCCGTCAT GTAAATTTCAAGTTGTGATCCAGAAAACTTAG